Proteins from a genomic interval of Lolium perenne isolate Kyuss_39 chromosome 1, Kyuss_2.0, whole genome shotgun sequence:
- the LOC127325768 gene encoding uncharacterized protein gives MAASKSEGQSAWPDLPPELLGAVLRLLPSLADRVRLRAVCRPWRSGATGLPPSHLHLPWLVFGDGTLLDVANNAAHRGNIPDDAVCYSAGDNMLFVAHDDGRCSLVDAFSGAAAATPLPELAALLRARKVNPRDLLQPITKVAVSTSSAELEEGCRLIAVVIDSEKVIISTCRPAGETNACLALDDYFDFCIADIKFFQGRIYALSKRNETLCALDLNKGRINELPESPPGFEVIRGGSSDKIKMDQEPHLQEDPWPFGHMVAGRYLVVSNGKLLMVRRWTRKPLLSSSSPYSIFQFRDPDGYEAKRNRRFEVFEMDRSYRPWQRNGRWSKLQDLDGQALFVSPPCSKSAPPARHGAREDCIYFVHQMGPWKPEDPLGDSGVYNMRDGTITRPLLPEPAALSASLPWSYRFPAWVFPVD, from the coding sequence ATGGCGGCTTCGAAAAGTGAGGGCCAGTCTGCATGGCCGGACCTGCCGCCGGAACTGCTGGGTGCCGTCCTTCGCCTCCTCCCATCTCTCGCCGACCGCGTCCGCCTCCGCGCCGTGTGCCGCCCGTGGCGCTCGGGCGCAACCGGGCTCCCGCCGTCGCACCTCCACCTCCCCTGGCTCGTGTTCGGCGACGGCACCCTCCTAGACGTTGCAAACAACGCCGCGCACCGCGGGAACATCCCCGACGACGCCGTGTGCTACAGCGCCGGCGATAACATGCTCTTCGTCGCGCACGACGACGGCCGGTGCTCCCTGGTGGACGCCTTCTCCGGCGCCGCGGCGGCAACCCCTCTCCCAGAGCTAGCCGCACTCCTCCGCGCTCGCAAGGTGAACCCCCGCGACCTGCTTCAGCCAATCACCAAGGTCGCGGTGTCCACGTCCTCGGCAGAGCTGGAAGAAGGCTGCCGCCTCATCGCCGTCGTGATCGACAGCGAAAAGGTCATCATCTCGACGTGCCGGCCGGCCGGCGAGACCAACGCGTGCCTGGCGCTGGACGACTACTTCGACTTCTGCATCGCCGACATCAAGTTTTTCCAAGGGCGGATCTACGCTCTGTCCAAGCGCAACGAGACACTCTGCGCCCTCGACCTCAACAAAGGCCGCATCAACGAGCTGCCGGAATCGCCACCCGGCTTCGAGGTCATACGCGGAGGGTCATCCGACAAGATCAAGATGGATCAGGAGCCTCATCTGCAGGAAGATCCATGGCCGTTTGGCCACATGGTTGCCGGGCGGTATCTAGTCGTGTCCAACGGCAAGCTGCTCATGGTGAGGCGGTGGACTCGCAAGCCTCTGCTGAGCTCTAGCTCCCCGTACTCGATATTTCAATTCCGTGATCCCGATGGATACGAAGCTAAGCGGAATCGCCGGTTCGAGGTCTTTGAGATGGACCGCAGCTACCGCCCGTGGCAGCGCAATGGCCGATGGAGCAAGCTGCAGGACCTTGACGGCCAGGCTCTCTTCGTGTCCCCGCCATGCTCCAAGAGTGCGCCTCCAGCACGCCATGGAGCGAGGGAAGACTGCATCTACTTCGTGCATCAGATGGGCCCGTGGAAACCAGAAGATCCACTCGGCGACTCCGGCGTCTACAACATGAGAGACGGGACGATCACGCGACCGTTGCTGCCGGAGCCTGCGGCGCTGTCGGCTTCACTGCCGTGGAGCTACCGGTTTCCTGCGTGGGTTTTCCCGGTTGATTGA